In a genomic window of Gossypium arboreum isolate Shixiya-1 chromosome 7, ASM2569848v2, whole genome shotgun sequence:
- the LOC108450942 gene encoding uncharacterized protein LOC108450942 isoform X1 has protein sequence MGNYFNKEPPPPVVLVPPLFDFPPLAARTRMLESSYNMLFGKLGLKCLFEDYFEEARHFNTIFMLKPIDDPNVDMMATLSGPFNHKPEERIAGNASFRWQNDVDDPHTFMDLFVSNSDPVLRMRSCTYFPRYGFGVFGILPLLLKKRVTAEDYGVMGLRYGSEWLSTGVTVMPFAIKDQLPRSAWLVSKLGRLTFGVQYEPQYGSEDEMKYKNKLNWSCAIGYGVGSGCPLTPSFTFGLELAKSSQFIASFYQHAVVQRRVKNPFEESEVVGITNYIDFGFELQTRMDDAKISNNIPDSTIQLAASWQANKNFLLKGKLGPLSSSLAVAVKSWWKPSFTFSISANRDRISGTTAYGLGLRIENLREASYQRADPNFVMLTPNKEHLAEGTVWKIGNRPMLEADVNAGNFDRLPKELRPQGRIL, from the exons ATGGGGAATTATTTTAATAAAGAACCGCCGCCGCCGGTGGTTCTCGTTCCTCCTCTCTTCGATTTCCCTCCTCTCGCCGCCCGTACCAG GATGTTGGAAAGTTCTTATAATATGTTGTTTGGGAAGCTAGGTTTGAAATGTTTGTTCGAAGATTATTTTGAAGAAGCTAgacattttaatactattttcatGTTGAAACCAATCGATGATCCTAATGTTGATATGATGGCAACC CTTTCAGGTCCATTTAATCATAAACCTGAAGAGAGAATTGCTGGAAATGCGTCATTTCGCTGGCAAAA TGATGTGGATGATCCTCATACATTCATGGACCTTTTTGTATCAAATTCTGATCC TGTTTTACGGATGAGGTCCTGCACTTACTTTCCGAGATATGGTTTTGGGGTATTTGGCATTTTGCCATTGCTGTTAAAGAAAAG AGTAACTGCTGAAGACTACGGTGTCATGGGATTGAGATATGGATCAGAATGGTTATCAACTGGAGTCACAGTTATGCCCTTTGCCA TTAAAGATCAATTGCCAAGGAGTGCATGGCTCGTAAGCAAGTTGGGAAGGTTGACTTTTGGGGTTCAGTACGAGCCACAAT ATGGAAGTGAAGATGAgatgaaatataaaaataaattaaactggAGCTGTGCCATTGGTTATGGAGTAGGATCAGGCTGTCCCTTGACTCCATCATTTACTTTTGGCCTTGAACTTGCCAAAAGTTCTCAG TTCATTGCATCGTTCTATCAACATGCGGTGGTCCAAAGGAGG GTGAAGAATCCCTTTGAAGAAAGTGAAGTTGTTGGAATAACTAATTACATTGACTTTGGATTTGAATTACAGACAAG GATGGATGATGCCAAAATATCAAACAACATACCTGATTCCACCATTCAATTAGCTGCGTCCTGGCAAGCCAATAAAAACTTCTTACTGAAG GGAAAGTTGGGACCTCTCAGCTCATCACTAGCTGTGGCTGTCAAGTCATGGTGGAAACCTTCGTTCACTTTCAGCATTTCAG CAAATAGGGATCGCATTTCTGGAACTACTGCATATGGATTGGGCCTCCGCATAGAAAATTTAAGAGAAGCCAG CTATCAAAGAGCTGATCCAAATTTCGTAATGCTGACACCAAACAAGGAGCACCTAGCGGAGGGCACTGTTTGGAAGATTGGAAACAGGCCAATGCTAGAGGCTGATGTAAATGCCGGAAATTTTGATCGTTTACCCAAGGAATTGAGACCCCAAGGAAGAATTTTGTAG
- the LOC108450942 gene encoding uncharacterized protein LOC108450942 isoform X2 codes for MGNYFNKEPPPPVVLVPPLFDFPPLAARTRMLESSYNMLFGKLGLKCLFEDYFEEARHFNTIFMLKPIDDPNVDMMATLSGPFNHKPEERIAGNASFRWQNDVDDPHTFMDLFVSNSDPVLRMRSCTYFPRYGFGVFGILPLLLKKRVTAEDYGVMGLRYGSEWLSTGVTVMPFAIKDQLPRSAWLVSKLGRLTFGVQYEPQYGSEDEMKYKNKLNWSCAIGYGVGSGCPLTPSFTFGLELAKSSQFIASFYQHAVVQRRVKNPFEESEVVGITNYIDFGFELQTRMDDAKISNNIPDSTIQLAASWQANKNFLLKGKLGPLSSSLAVAVKSWWKPSFTFSISGIAFLELLHMDWASA; via the exons ATGGGGAATTATTTTAATAAAGAACCGCCGCCGCCGGTGGTTCTCGTTCCTCCTCTCTTCGATTTCCCTCCTCTCGCCGCCCGTACCAG GATGTTGGAAAGTTCTTATAATATGTTGTTTGGGAAGCTAGGTTTGAAATGTTTGTTCGAAGATTATTTTGAAGAAGCTAgacattttaatactattttcatGTTGAAACCAATCGATGATCCTAATGTTGATATGATGGCAACC CTTTCAGGTCCATTTAATCATAAACCTGAAGAGAGAATTGCTGGAAATGCGTCATTTCGCTGGCAAAA TGATGTGGATGATCCTCATACATTCATGGACCTTTTTGTATCAAATTCTGATCC TGTTTTACGGATGAGGTCCTGCACTTACTTTCCGAGATATGGTTTTGGGGTATTTGGCATTTTGCCATTGCTGTTAAAGAAAAG AGTAACTGCTGAAGACTACGGTGTCATGGGATTGAGATATGGATCAGAATGGTTATCAACTGGAGTCACAGTTATGCCCTTTGCCA TTAAAGATCAATTGCCAAGGAGTGCATGGCTCGTAAGCAAGTTGGGAAGGTTGACTTTTGGGGTTCAGTACGAGCCACAAT ATGGAAGTGAAGATGAgatgaaatataaaaataaattaaactggAGCTGTGCCATTGGTTATGGAGTAGGATCAGGCTGTCCCTTGACTCCATCATTTACTTTTGGCCTTGAACTTGCCAAAAGTTCTCAG TTCATTGCATCGTTCTATCAACATGCGGTGGTCCAAAGGAGG GTGAAGAATCCCTTTGAAGAAAGTGAAGTTGTTGGAATAACTAATTACATTGACTTTGGATTTGAATTACAGACAAG GATGGATGATGCCAAAATATCAAACAACATACCTGATTCCACCATTCAATTAGCTGCGTCCTGGCAAGCCAATAAAAACTTCTTACTGAAG GGAAAGTTGGGACCTCTCAGCTCATCACTAGCTGTGGCTGTCAAGTCATGGTGGAAACCTTCGTTCACTTTCAGCATTTCAG GGATCGCATTTCTGGAACTACTGCATATGGATTGGGCCTCCGCATAG